DNA sequence from the Grus americana isolate bGruAme1 chromosome Z, bGruAme1.mat, whole genome shotgun sequence genome:
CCTTCAAACCCCTCACCTAGTTCTTTTCAGAAACTCTGATTTCAAATTTACTTGACATCAAAAGTTTCTGGATAGGTTTAACTCAGAACCTTGGAACTAGTTAAAGACAGGTTCATTGCAACTCTGCAATGAGCCCAAAGTGACAACTTCTACATCTGCAACCCAATACATATACATAGATACACGCGTAAGTGCGCAAGTATTTCACAGATGAATGACAGCTGACAAACAAGCAGCCCATTAAACCACTCAAACAAAAGCAAGTGACAAACAGGGAAGCATACAGTTACTCCAGTTAccttttcacagtgttttcaaTACTGCAAGCAACCACGCTCACAACCTAGGCTTACaagttcagtttcttctttctttcctaagaGCAGGACACTGCACgagtaacagcagcagcaacaagcGCAGACCAAAAGCAAGCGGGTTGcagaacatctttttttaatggtgctGTAAACCTCGTGAAATAGGGCCAGTGCTTTTCAGAGACACACGCTgcaaagaacagcagctttaCAAGCAGCCTTCGGCGGCTGCGTTTGCTCAGCCCAAGTGTCAGCGAGCCAACGCAGAACTTTTGTTACTGCTCAGAACATCACTTCCGAGCAGTACCGAGTCGAAGCCTTCGGGCTGAGCCGCAaccgcggcgggggctgcccggccgGAGCAGGACGCAGTCGGCAGAGCTCTtcgccgctcccgcccgccgcctgCCCACGGGCGGCGGGACGAGGCGGGACTGCCACCCTTGGGCTGCGCAGCCGAGCGCGGCGGGACGCGGCGCCGGCACCACCCCGCCGCTCCGCTGCCCGCCCACGGCCCCTctccgccgggccgggccgggccgggccgggccggaccGACCCTCTCCGCCGGCCCACGGCAGAGCCTCGCCCGGAGAGCCGCGCCGCAGCAAGCGCGGGGGCCGCAGCACCGAGATCCCACGCCAGGACCGCTCACCGCGCCCGCCGCGGTCCAACCCCCCGCCTCAGCCCTCCAACGCGCCCCGGCACCGCGGCCTCCCCAAggacggcccggcccggcccggccccgcgggggcaCCTCGAGGTTCCCACCGGCACCTCAGCGCCGGGACAGCACCCCACGGCCCGCACACGGTGGCTGGAAGCAAACTCCGCCGGGGCGGTGGGTGGGCCGAGGTACCCCTTGCGCTCCGCCACCGGGCGGGAACCGActctccccaccccccgcgGGACCCCGCCGGGCCGCCAGGCCATCgctccgctccctccctcccggcggcggggcgcgccCCGGTCACCTTTAATGTAGACGTCGTCGTCCGCCCGCATGAACCATTCGTACTTGTCCAGGTAGCGGTCGTGCATGTACTTGATCATCATGAAAGACTTCTTCTGCGGCGGGTAGGAGTCGTCCACGCCGGGCAGGGCGACGAcgggcagccggggcagcccggggggcgCGGCGGAGCCCTGGCTGGAGAAGAACTCCACGCGGCCCGGCACCGAGGGCGCCCACGTCCGctgcgccgccaccgcccggctgcccAGGTACTTCTGGGCCGTCATCACCCCCACGTAGAGGAAGTTGCGGGGCTTGGCGTAGCCCGGGGCGCCCCCCCAGTCCCCGCTCCCGTTGTGGCTGCCGCCGGGCCGGCCGCTCCGCTTCTCgccgccttcctcctcctcctccggctccCCTtcccgccggcggcggggctggaCACCATGTCctccgccggcggcggcggcagctcccaggggctgctcctgAAACTCGTGCCGCCCAGCACCGCCGCTGCCTCCGGCGGCGCCTGCTGCCCGCCCGGCACCGCCgcgcccccggccgcccccggccccgccgagcgGCCGTAGTaggagcagaggctggagcCGCGCCTCTTCTTTTCGCTCAGCTCGGCCACTTTCGGGGCGATGAGCCAGGAGGCGGCGGTGAaacccagcaccagccccagcaccacGCTCAGCCAGGGTCTCCGGGACCGGGCTGCCATGGCGCGGGCGGGGCGGCTCCCGgagcgccgctgccgccgccggcttccccccgccgcctcccgctgGAGGCGACCCCCGTCCCGCTGCGGCCCCGGGTGCGGCGACTCCCGCCGCGGCTCCCtgccccgccgcgccggcccGGGCGGCTGCGCTGCTCCCGAGTCAAACTTCTCCGGGCGTGAGGGCGGCGGCGAGGACGGCAGAGCACTAGCGGCGGCCCCTCCGCTCCGCTGGCACCTTGTCACCGCGGCGGCTGgtccctccccgcccctcccaccagctcagcctcctccacACGGCGGCCGCGGCCCCCGCTCCGCGCTCCGCCATTCAGCCAGCTTCCTCCGCGGCTGCCGAGCGCCTCACCCCGGAGGGCGCCGCCGGCCGTGCCCGAGCCGCTCCGGGGAagtggccgccgccgccgccgccgctccggaAGGAAACGATTTTTTTAGGTGCCGCTCGCAGCTCCCccgcgccgcggccccgccaCCCTCCGGCGCCCCCTTCCAGTCCCGGGACCAgggccgcccgcccggccgcgCCTCTTGGCCCCGGTGCGCCCCGCTCCCGCCTCCGCGTCGGGAGAGGCCGGCGGCTCATCTGCGGCCGCAGCTTCACATCACCCGAGGGCGGCCACGGGACGGCGGGTGGGACCGTCCTGCCCCGGTTTCTCATCCCAAGGGTGGTCATGGAAAGACAGCTGAGGGCTGTAGTTTCAGGAGGAGGGAAGCCGtctcctctgcccctgctccccggcCTCTTCACTTCAAACGCTTCATAACTTTCCAGCCAAGAACTGTAGCCCTCCCTGACCATGTCTGTTCCTGTGGTGTGGATTCCCACAGCCTGCGTATGTTGTTATCACCAGCTCcaaggtgctggagcagagcctcttcatcctccagcCTCGGGGTGACTGCACCGTCCACAGCCCAGGATGACTGACACCTGGAATTAAACGTTCAGGCCACTGTGCCTGCAGAGATAGCTTTAATTCTGAAGTTTAAGGTCTCCCTTGTCTCCTCCATATTTATATGCATCCCTAATTTCATTGTGCAAGATGCTCATCTCCAGCAAGAGTCATAAATTGTTCATCACATCCATttgtcatttcactgaaatacacCAAAGCTACTGAAGATGCAGTAGCAAATGTTTAATCATTTGTCAGCAAAACCACCCATTTTTGTAGCTAAGTCTATGGGATTTTCTGTCACTTCCCACGACTTTATCAGTTGTCAGGCACATATGtcaaggcaagaggaggagtaTGGAAGCTGGTACGGTGTGATGCTAGCAGAAGTAATGGAATAGTTGTGAGAGAAAAAATTTCAAACCTTTTtccaaaaagacagaaattactttGCCCACCTAACGAAGAAAAAGGCCTCCTACTCTGCATAGTCTTTAGCTATGAAAGATCACTCACTGAagtaaatttcagtttttccttgtgCCTTCACCACATGCAGTGAGCAGGCTGTGGGCTC
Encoded proteins:
- the LOC129199815 gene encoding chondroitin sulfate synthase 3-like; this encodes MAARSRRPWLSVVLGLVLGFTAASWLIAPKVAELSEKKRRGSSLCSYYGRSAGPGAAGGAAVPGGQQAPPEAAAVLGGEPEEEEEGGEKRSGRPGGSHNGSGDWGGAPGYAKPRNFLYVGVMTAQKYLGSRAVAAQRTWAPSVPGRVEFFSSQGSAAPPGLPRLPVVALPGVDDSYPPQKKSFMMIKYMHDRYLDKYEWFMRADDDVYIKGDRGAPRRREGGSGAMAWRPGGVPRGVGRVGSRPVAERKGYLGPPTAPAEFASSHRVRAVGCCPGAEVPVGTSRCPRGAGPGRAVLGEAAVPGRVGGLRRGVGPRRAR